The Aurantiacibacter gangjinensis genome includes a region encoding these proteins:
- a CDS encoding OmpA family protein encodes MKTLAYKSAPLALLAAMALPATAVAAQELPQTDVAADGDINVYGQLPADLDALPDGPELEGFISARSGNNVQVTTESGEQLFLVAPTTDIRARGGFLGLGRTTLTASALMNGLPVSVETVQWAGGLIASQVRFSDNDLETAQMIATGTNQRFVANEEATEALRGRVANIDNYNVMEATNVYFDTGRHNLSPQAERNLCNAAAQAEATDNALILVVGYTDDVGDYDYNQELSERRATRVVNYLQQQCGWEPWRMMTPTGMAEADPAADNSTEAGRAQNRRVSVNILVSKAVEGMGG; translated from the coding sequence ATGAAAACCCTCGCATACAAGTCCGCGCCGCTCGCGCTGCTGGCCGCCATGGCTCTGCCGGCCACTGCCGTCGCCGCGCAGGAACTGCCGCAAACCGACGTTGCCGCGGATGGCGACATCAATGTCTATGGCCAGCTGCCCGCCGATCTCGACGCGCTGCCCGACGGGCCGGAGCTGGAAGGCTTCATCTCCGCGCGCAGCGGCAACAATGTGCAGGTGACCACCGAAAGCGGCGAGCAGCTGTTCCTCGTCGCCCCCACCACCGATATCCGCGCGCGCGGCGGCTTCCTCGGCCTCGGCCGTACCACGCTGACGGCGTCCGCGCTGATGAACGGCCTGCCGGTCAGCGTCGAGACGGTGCAGTGGGCAGGCGGCCTCATCGCCAGCCAGGTGCGCTTTTCCGATAACGACCTCGAAACCGCCCAGATGATCGCCACCGGCACCAACCAGCGCTTCGTGGCCAACGAGGAAGCGACCGAGGCCCTGCGCGGCCGCGTCGCCAATATCGACAATTACAATGTGATGGAGGCCACCAACGTCTATTTCGACACCGGCCGCCACAACCTCTCGCCGCAAGCCGAGCGCAACCTTTGCAACGCCGCCGCACAGGCCGAAGCGACTGACAACGCGCTGATCCTGGTGGTGGGCTATACCGACGATGTGGGCGATTACGACTACAACCAGGAACTGTCCGAACGCCGCGCCACCCGGGTGGTCAACTACCTGCAGCAGCAGTGCGGGTGGGAGCCATGGCGCATGATGACGCCCACCGGCATGGCCGAGGCCGATCCGGCAGCGGACAATTCCACCGAAGCGGGCCGCGCGCAGAACCGCCGCGTCTCGGTCAACATCCTCGTCAGCAAGGCTGTCGAAGGCATGGGTGGGTGA